From a region of the Defluviitalea raffinosedens genome:
- the atpF gene encoding F0F1 ATP synthase subunit B, with protein sequence MKSGTLRKEDISLDGGIISFDQQFLFGLGMQLLNTLILFAGLSFLLFKPVREFMEKRSERIRLQIEQAKSEEQRVLEMKKEYENKLTNIKEESDAILREARKKAQEQESQIIEEARKEADSIKNRVLTDIEREKVKVKDEMKKEMVEIASLMAGKLIASSIDEQKHSELIDEVISQMGDVSWHN encoded by the coding sequence GTGAAATCTGGAACGTTGAGAAAGGAGGATATTTCCTTGGATGGAGGCATTATTAGTTTTGACCAACAGTTTCTATTTGGCCTGGGCATGCAGCTTTTAAATACCCTTATTTTATTTGCAGGACTCTCTTTTCTTCTTTTTAAGCCTGTAAGAGAATTTATGGAAAAACGTTCTGAAAGGATCAGACTTCAGATCGAACAGGCAAAATCGGAAGAGCAAAGAGTTTTAGAAATGAAAAAGGAGTATGAAAATAAATTAACTAACATCAAAGAAGAATCAGATGCAATTTTAAGAGAAGCAAGAAAGAAAGCTCAGGAACAAGAAAGTCAGATTATCGAAGAAGCCAGAAAAGAAGCAGATTCTATAAAAAATAGAGTATTAACAGATATTGAAAGAGAAAAAGTGAAAGTTAAAGATGAAATGAAGAAAGAAATGGTTGAAATTGCATCTTTGATGGCTGGGAAATTGATTGCATCTTCCATAGACGAACAAAAACACAGTGAGTTGATTGATGAAGTCATTTCACAGATGGGGGATGTATCATGGCACAATTAA
- the atpE gene encoding ATP synthase F0 subunit C produces the protein MEQIDGRALILACSAIGAGLAMIAGIGPGIGQGYAAGKGAEAVGRQPEAQGDIVRTMLLGAAVAETTGIYGLIIAIILLFANPLISQYLRLLGQ, from the coding sequence ATGGAACAAATCGATGGAAGAGCTTTAATATTAGCATGTTCAGCTATAGGAGCAGGTCTTGCGATGATCGCAGGGATTGGACCTGGAATAGGGCAAGGTTATGCAGCTGGTAAAGGAGCAGAAGCTGTAGGTCGTCAGCCGGAAGCTCAAGGGGATATTGTTAGAACAATGTTATTGGGAGCAGCAGTAGCAGAAACAACAGGTATTTATGGTCTTATTATTGCCATTATCTTATTGTTTGCTAATCCGCTTATTTCTCAATATCTTCGTCTTTTAGGACAATAA
- a CDS encoding F0F1 ATP synthase subunit delta codes for MAQLISKRYAKALFDLAIETNKIDELESQSRVTREILESEKEFMQILQHPQISKEEKIQLIKDTFSSKVSDELLGLLILVVQKGRQEYLLEILNTFLDEVKEHKGIVTAVVVSAVPLKNEQLEKIKLNLTSSVKKQIQIETQVDPSIIGGLKIRVGDRVLDASISGQLQGLKASLYDMQLV; via the coding sequence ATGGCACAATTAATTTCTAAGCGTTATGCAAAAGCTTTATTTGATCTAGCCATTGAAACCAATAAGATTGATGAATTGGAAAGCCAGTCAAGGGTAACCCGCGAAATTCTGGAATCTGAAAAGGAATTTATGCAGATTTTACAGCATCCTCAGATTTCAAAAGAAGAAAAGATACAGCTTATAAAAGATACATTTTCTTCAAAAGTATCTGATGAGCTTTTGGGACTACTCATATTGGTTGTGCAAAAAGGAAGACAAGAATATCTTCTGGAGATTTTAAATACTTTTTTAGACGAAGTAAAAGAACATAAAGGGATTGTAACTGCTGTGGTTGTTTCAGCAGTTCCTTTAAAAAATGAACAGCTTGAAAAAATAAAGCTAAATTTAACTAGTAGTGTTAAGAAGCAGATACAAATTGAAACACAAGTAGATCCATCTATTATTGGAGGGCTTAAAATTCGAGTAGGCGACAGGGTTCTGGATGCCAGCATTTCTGGACAGCTTCAAGGATTAAAGGCCAGCCTGTATGATATGCAGCTTGTGTGA
- the atpE gene encoding ATP synthase F0 subunit C → MLFANPLVTRQGAGIVLACSAIGAGISMIAGIGPGIGQGYAAGKSSEAVGKRPGLQSVIVRTMLLGQAVAQTTGIYALVISLLLLFSQILTK, encoded by the coding sequence CCTCTTGTAACCAGACAAGGGGCAGGGATTGTTTTGGCCTGCAGTGCGATTGGAGCAGGAATTTCGATGATTGCGGGAATTGGACCTGGAATAGGACAGGGTTATGCAGCAGGAAAAAGCTCAGAAGCTGTAGGAAAACGTCCTGGCCTTCAAAGTGTAATTGTAAGAACTATGCTTTTAGGACAGGCCGTTGCTCAAACTACAGGAATTTATGCATTGGTTATTTCGTTATTACTGTTATTTTCACAAATTTTAACAAAATGA
- the atpA gene encoding F0F1 ATP synthase subunit alpha: protein MNLKPEEISSVIKQQIQNYQTRLEVTDVGTVIQVGDGIVRIHGLEKAMAGELLEFPGDVYGMVLNLEEDNIGAVLLGSDKNIKEGDTVKSTGRVVEVPVGDALIGRVVNALGQPIDGKGPIVTNKYRRVERVAPGVIERKSVDTPLQTGIKAIDAMVPIGRGQRELIIGDRQTGKTAIAIDTIINQKGQNVLCIYVAIGQKASTVAQLVNTLEKHGAMDYTTVVVSTASELAPLQYIAPYAGCAMGEEWMEAGKDVLIIYDDLSKHAVAYRAMSLLLRRPPGREAYPGDVFYLHSRLLERAAKLSDEKGGGSLTALPIIETQAGDVSAYIPTNVISITDGQIYLETELFNAGVRPAINAGLSVSRVGGAAQIKAMKKIAGPIRVELAQYRDLASFAQFGSELDKATRDALAQGERIMEVLKQPQYKPMSVEHQVLILFAATRKYLMDIEVSEIKRFEKEFLEFIDTNYSDIVEEIKERKEIDGALEKRIDGAINEFKSKFKNEK from the coding sequence ATGAATCTAAAACCTGAAGAAATTAGTTCTGTAATAAAACAGCAAATACAAAATTATCAGACACGCTTAGAAGTGACTGACGTAGGAACCGTTATACAAGTTGGAGACGGAATTGTAAGAATTCACGGTTTAGAGAAAGCCATGGCAGGAGAACTTCTTGAATTCCCTGGAGATGTATATGGCATGGTATTAAACCTTGAAGAAGATAATATAGGGGCAGTACTTCTTGGTTCTGATAAAAACATTAAAGAAGGAGATACAGTAAAATCTACAGGAAGGGTTGTTGAAGTACCTGTAGGGGATGCGCTCATTGGAAGAGTTGTTAATGCTTTAGGACAGCCTATAGACGGTAAAGGACCTATCGTTACCAATAAATATCGCCGGGTTGAAAGAGTAGCTCCTGGTGTTATTGAAAGAAAGTCTGTAGATACACCACTTCAGACAGGGATTAAAGCGATTGATGCCATGGTGCCTATTGGCCGTGGACAAAGGGAATTAATTATTGGAGACCGTCAAACAGGTAAAACCGCTATTGCAATTGATACAATTATTAACCAGAAAGGACAAAATGTCCTTTGCATCTATGTAGCTATTGGTCAAAAAGCATCGACTGTAGCCCAACTCGTTAATACACTTGAAAAACATGGGGCAATGGATTATACGACTGTTGTTGTTTCTACTGCCAGCGAACTGGCACCACTTCAATATATTGCTCCTTATGCGGGATGTGCTATGGGAGAAGAATGGATGGAAGCAGGGAAAGACGTATTGATTATTTATGACGATTTGTCAAAACATGCTGTGGCATATCGTGCGATGTCCTTGCTGCTTAGAAGACCACCAGGACGTGAAGCATATCCTGGGGATGTATTCTATCTTCATTCAAGACTTTTAGAGCGGGCAGCTAAGCTTTCCGATGAAAAAGGCGGGGGCTCACTTACAGCACTTCCTATTATTGAGACCCAGGCAGGAGACGTTTCTGCTTACATTCCTACCAATGTTATTTCAATTACAGATGGACAGATCTATCTTGAAACAGAGCTGTTTAATGCAGGGGTGCGTCCCGCAATCAACGCAGGGCTTTCCGTATCCCGTGTAGGAGGAGCTGCTCAGATTAAGGCAATGAAAAAGATAGCAGGGCCTATTCGTGTTGAATTGGCGCAATATCGTGATTTAGCTTCCTTTGCTCAGTTTGGTTCTGAGCTTGACAAAGCTACAAGAGATGCCTTGGCTCAGGGAGAACGTATCATGGAGGTTTTAAAACAGCCTCAATATAAACCGATGTCCGTTGAGCATCAGGTATTGATTTTATTCGCAGCTACAAGAAAATATTTAATGGATATAGAAGTATCTGAGATCAAACGCTTTGAAAAAGAGTTT